A DNA window from Niabella yanshanensis contains the following coding sequences:
- a CDS encoding LacI family DNA-binding transcriptional regulator, giving the protein MPGRSGKKISLKDIAREVGVSVALVSYVLNNRFENRINKDVAEKIRATAQRLHYQPNQIAKSLKTNKTFTIGLIVADISNPFSSSLARIIEDEGAKYGYTVIFGSSDEDLVKFENLTNAFINRQVDGLILLPPSGSEPVLIRLKEMRFPFVIADRYFPKLEAHCVNVDNLKAAYDAVSLFIEHHKKAIGLINYKTDLAHLNDRTKGYQQALKDAGISINKNWIRKVDISNDAPEIEKAVAALLTPPSVNAILFASNRIAVHALKYLEQQQINIPGDIELIGFDENEVFDFTKPQLSFIRQPMQHLGQTATELLMDVIAQTQKEQLIFIAAELVKRGSTND; this is encoded by the coding sequence ATGCCAGGAAGATCAGGAAAAAAAATATCCTTAAAAGATATCGCAAGAGAGGTGGGTGTTTCTGTTGCACTGGTTTCTTATGTGCTGAATAACCGTTTTGAGAACCGGATCAATAAAGATGTGGCGGAAAAGATAAGAGCCACTGCACAAAGGCTGCATTACCAGCCTAACCAGATTGCCAAGAGTCTTAAGACCAATAAAACATTTACGATCGGACTCATTGTAGCTGACATCTCCAACCCCTTCTCTTCCAGCTTGGCCAGGATTATTGAAGACGAAGGCGCAAAATATGGATACACGGTAATCTTTGGCAGTTCTGATGAGGACCTGGTTAAATTTGAGAACCTGACCAATGCTTTTATCAACCGCCAGGTAGATGGCCTGATACTACTTCCGCCATCCGGCTCAGAGCCGGTGCTGATCCGTTTAAAAGAAATGAGATTTCCCTTTGTAATTGCAGACCGTTATTTCCCTAAGCTGGAGGCCCATTGTGTGAACGTAGACAACCTGAAGGCGGCATACGATGCCGTGAGTTTATTTATTGAACACCATAAAAAGGCAATAGGGCTGATTAATTACAAAACAGATCTGGCGCATTTAAATGATCGCACAAAGGGCTATCAGCAAGCTTTAAAAGACGCGGGTATCAGTATTAATAAAAACTGGATCAGGAAGGTTGATATTTCTAACGATGCCCCGGAAATAGAGAAAGCTGTAGCCGCCCTATTGACGCCGCCGTCGGTCAATGCCATTCTTTTTGCATCGAACCGTATCGCTGTTCACGCATTAAAGTACCTTGAACAACAGCAAATTAATATTCCCGGGGACATTGAGCTGATTGGCTTTGACGAAAACGAAGTCTTCGATTTTACAAAGCCCCAGCTATCTTTTATAAGGCAACCTATGCAACATCTGGGGCAAACTGCTACCGAACTGTTAATGGATGTAATAGCGCAAACCCAGAAAGAACAGTTGATATTTATTGCAGCCGAGCTGGTGAAGAGAGGCTCTACCAATGACTAG
- a CDS encoding LutB/LldF family L-lactate oxidation iron-sulfur protein has product MSQTATLFNKKSKEKAADRDHRQVINFNIGRYNAQVPAGKTQFSDVALARERAKNQKWKAIETLDTQLENFEAQVTKRGAKVIWCEDAQQAIDAIVKICKEKNCRTLVKSKSMVTEEIHLNKNLEAQGIESIETDLGEYIQQLDGETPYHIVTPAMHKSKDDIARLFANKLGTDPSLSAEQLTLIARDKLRQKYAEAEVGVTGANFIISDIGGIAITENEGNARLSCSMPKTHIVIAGIEKVIPSMTDLALFWPLLATFGTGQRITSYSTIVTGPRQPGEIDGPEEMYVLLLDNGRTNMLANEKTREALYCIRCGACLNACPVYKNIGGHTYDTTYSGPIGSVITPHLKPMKEWKHLSHASSLCGNCTEVCAVKINLHELLLENRHEAQQEGYAPFTETVAWKMWKTAMLKRSWMNMGNGNMKTKLINSVAGAWTKERSKLEFPKKSFNELWAERRKGM; this is encoded by the coding sequence ATGTCGCAAACAGCCACCTTATTTAATAAAAAAAGTAAAGAGAAAGCAGCGGACCGGGATCATCGCCAGGTGATCAATTTTAACATTGGGAGGTATAATGCCCAGGTACCTGCCGGAAAAACACAGTTTTCGGACGTGGCCCTGGCGCGTGAAAGAGCCAAAAACCAGAAGTGGAAAGCCATTGAAACACTGGATACACAGCTGGAGAACTTTGAAGCCCAGGTTACCAAACGCGGCGCCAAAGTAATCTGGTGTGAGGATGCCCAACAGGCTATTGACGCTATTGTCAAAATCTGTAAAGAAAAAAATTGCCGCACCCTCGTGAAGAGTAAAAGCATGGTTACTGAAGAGATTCATCTCAACAAGAATCTGGAAGCGCAGGGCATAGAAAGTATTGAAACGGACCTTGGCGAATATATTCAGCAATTGGATGGCGAAACGCCCTATCATATTGTAACGCCGGCCATGCACAAAAGTAAGGATGATATCGCACGGCTGTTTGCCAACAAACTCGGCACCGATCCGTCGTTAAGTGCAGAACAACTTACCCTGATTGCAAGAGATAAACTCAGGCAGAAATATGCTGAAGCAGAAGTAGGTGTAACAGGGGCTAACTTCATTATTTCGGATATAGGAGGTATTGCCATTACGGAGAATGAAGGTAATGCCCGGCTCAGCTGCTCTATGCCTAAAACACATATTGTAATTGCAGGCATTGAGAAAGTCATTCCTTCAATGACCGATCTGGCATTGTTCTGGCCGCTGCTGGCCACTTTTGGTACGGGTCAGCGCATTACCTCCTATAGCACCATTGTAACGGGTCCTAGACAACCCGGGGAAATTGATGGCCCCGAGGAAATGTATGTGCTTTTGCTGGACAACGGCCGCACCAACATGCTGGCCAACGAGAAAACAAGAGAAGCGTTATACTGTATCCGCTGTGGCGCCTGTCTTAACGCTTGCCCCGTTTATAAAAACATAGGTGGTCATACTTACGACACCACCTATAGTGGTCCTATAGGGTCGGTTATCACGCCCCATTTAAAACCTATGAAAGAATGGAAGCATTTAAGTCATGCCTCCTCCCTCTGTGGTAATTGTACCGAAGTATGCGCGGTAAAAATTAACCTGCATGAGCTGTTGCTGGAGAACCGGCATGAGGCCCAGCAGGAGGGCTATGCTCCATTTACAGAAACAGTGGCCTGGAAAATGTGGAAAACAGCCATGCTGAAACGTAGCTGGATGAATATGGGCAACGGGAATATGAAAACAAAACTGATCAACTCGGTTGCAGGCGCGTGGACCAAAGAGCGCAGTAAACTGGAGTTTCCCAAAAAATCATTCAATGAGTTATGGGCGGAGCGGAGAAAAGGAATGTAA
- a CDS encoding 5' nucleotidase, NT5C type has product MKRIAVDMDGVLADCFEQFVRYDYVDTGVRKTREGGSGKTDDELFEKARTYVYQPGFFRDMPVIADSREVLQKLNEKFEVFIVSAATEFPQSLPEKQAWLHEHFPFIQWQQIVFCGFKTIIQADIMIDDHFKNLNHFKGKTILYTQPHNELADTGKHTRVHNWKEIEQLLLTPQLHVGPDTPVDFSPAISKYA; this is encoded by the coding sequence ATGAAAAGAATAGCAGTAGATATGGACGGTGTATTGGCCGATTGTTTTGAACAGTTTGTAAGATATGACTACGTTGATACAGGAGTAAGAAAGACGAGGGAAGGAGGTTCAGGGAAAACAGATGATGAACTTTTTGAAAAGGCAAGAACTTATGTGTACCAGCCAGGATTTTTCAGGGATATGCCCGTTATAGCAGACAGCCGGGAAGTTTTGCAAAAACTCAACGAAAAATTTGAAGTGTTTATTGTATCTGCGGCTACCGAGTTTCCCCAATCTCTCCCTGAAAAACAGGCATGGCTCCATGAGCATTTCCCTTTTATTCAATGGCAGCAAATTGTTTTCTGTGGTTTTAAAACCATTATCCAGGCCGATATAATGATCGACGATCATTTTAAAAACCTCAATCATTTTAAAGGAAAGACTATCTTATATACGCAACCGCATAATGAACTGGCAGATACCGGTAAGCATACCCGCGTGCATAACTGGAAAGAAATTGAGCAACTTTTATTAACGCCTCAATTGCATGTTGGCCCTGATACCCCGGTAGATTTTTCGCCGGCAATCAGTAAGTATGCATAG
- the pdxA gene encoding 4-hydroxythreonine-4-phosphate dehydrogenase PdxA — MSVNKPAIGISCGDINGIGIELIVKAFSDTRITEICTPVVFANNKTINFYRKFAGEPNFNFNNVKDFTRINLRQVNIFNCWEEEVTVTPGVLNETGGKYAVFSLQAAVKALQEGAIEGLVTAPIHKSNVQGEAFSHIGHTPYLKEAFEAKDVVMMMCAQNMRVALVTEHVPVKDVASHITTAAILSKLNLIQESLKKDFGINKPRIAVLGLNPHAGDEGLVGYEEETIIKPAIKEARNKNILAFGPYSADAFFARGQYEKFDAVLAMYHDQGLIPFKSLSIGEGINYTAGLDIVRTSPDHGVAFDIAGKGIADPASFLEAVYQCVDIIQHRYEYQDQRSNPIKKVMPEVTAKLIDEKIDE; from the coding sequence ATGAGTGTAAATAAACCTGCTATTGGCATTTCGTGTGGAGATATAAATGGGATCGGTATTGAGCTGATCGTTAAGGCCTTTTCTGATACCAGAATTACTGAAATATGTACACCTGTTGTTTTTGCAAACAATAAAACGATCAACTTTTACAGGAAGTTTGCAGGTGAACCCAATTTTAATTTTAACAATGTAAAAGATTTTACCCGGATCAATCTGAGGCAGGTAAACATTTTTAACTGCTGGGAGGAAGAAGTTACGGTAACTCCGGGTGTGTTAAACGAGACGGGGGGAAAGTATGCGGTGTTTTCTTTGCAGGCGGCGGTGAAAGCCCTGCAGGAGGGTGCTATTGAAGGCCTGGTAACCGCTCCTATTCATAAAAGCAATGTACAGGGTGAAGCGTTCTCGCATATCGGCCATACCCCTTATCTGAAAGAGGCGTTTGAAGCTAAAGATGTGGTAATGATGATGTGTGCACAAAATATGCGTGTTGCCCTGGTTACCGAACATGTACCTGTTAAAGATGTAGCCAGCCATATCACTACAGCAGCGATATTAAGTAAACTCAACCTGATACAGGAATCTCTGAAAAAGGATTTTGGCATTAATAAACCCCGTATTGCAGTTTTGGGTCTGAATCCTCATGCCGGGGACGAAGGTTTGGTGGGTTATGAAGAAGAAACCATTATCAAACCGGCTATCAAAGAAGCCAGAAATAAAAATATTCTCGCTTTTGGGCCCTATAGCGCCGATGCATTCTTTGCACGCGGACAATATGAGAAGTTTGACGCGGTATTAGCGATGTACCATGACCAGGGATTAATACCTTTTAAGTCGCTTTCAATTGGCGAAGGCATTAATTATACGGCAGGCCTCGACATCGTGCGCACCTCCCCCGATCATGGTGTGGCCTTTGATATAGCCGGAAAGGGTATTGCAGATCCCGCTTCATTCCTGGAAGCCGTTTATCAATGTGTAGATATCATTCAGCATCGTTACGAATACCAGGATCAGCGTTCCAATCCTATTAAAAAGGTGATGCCTGAAGTAACCGCAAAGCTTATTGACGAAAAAATTGATGAGTAA
- the greA gene encoding transcription elongation factor GreA encodes MSAIQYVTKETLEQMKEELQHLKGVERPAASRAIAEAREKGDLKENAEYDAAKEAQGLLEAKIAALEGALANARILDESTIDTSKVSILTKVKLTNLKTKKQVTYQLVSEQEADLKAGKISVSSPIGQGILGKEPGAVADVQAPAGLIQFRVEEISL; translated from the coding sequence ATGAGTGCTATTCAGTATGTAACTAAGGAGACGCTGGAGCAGATGAAAGAAGAGCTACAGCACTTAAAGGGTGTAGAACGTCCTGCAGCCAGCAGGGCAATTGCAGAGGCGCGTGAAAAAGGAGATCTTAAAGAAAATGCGGAATATGATGCGGCCAAAGAGGCTCAGGGCCTCCTGGAGGCCAAAATTGCAGCTTTGGAAGGAGCATTAGCTAATGCACGCATACTGGATGAAAGCACAATTGATACAAGTAAAGTATCTATTTTAACTAAGGTGAAGCTCACCAACCTGAAAACAAAAAAGCAGGTAACCTATCAGTTGGTAAGTGAGCAGGAGGCTGATTTAAAGGCTGGGAAAATATCGGTAAGCTCGCCTATCGGACAAGGTATACTCGGTAAAGAACCCGGCGCTGTTGCCGACGTTCAGGCACCTGCGGGACTGATACAATTCAGAGTAGAAGAGATCAGTTTATGA
- a CDS encoding HIT family protein produces the protein MTIFSKIIAGDIPSYKIAENDHFIAFLDIMPLRKGHVLVVPKVEVDKVFDLPDSYLAGLLVFAKPIARAIEKSFDCNRCGISVVGIEVPHAHVHLIPLNDANDLNFLQPKLKLGEEEMKEVQNLIISNL, from the coding sequence ATGACCATATTTTCAAAAATTATAGCAGGCGATATACCGTCTTATAAAATTGCAGAAAATGATCATTTTATTGCGTTTCTCGACATTATGCCTTTGCGCAAAGGGCATGTATTGGTGGTGCCCAAAGTAGAAGTGGATAAGGTATTTGACCTGCCTGACAGTTATCTGGCGGGGTTGCTTGTTTTCGCAAAGCCTATTGCCCGCGCTATCGAAAAGTCATTTGACTGTAACCGATGTGGTATAAGTGTAGTAGGAATAGAAGTGCCTCACGCCCATGTACATCTGATACCACTCAATGATGCCAATGATTTGAATTTCCTGCAACCCAAGCTAAAGTTGGGCGAGGAGGAAATGAAGGAGGTGCAAAATCTTATTATCAGCAACCTGTAG
- the rsmA gene encoding 16S rRNA (adenine(1518)-N(6)/adenine(1519)-N(6))-dimethyltransferase RsmA, producing the protein MYTLKKSLGQHFLKDENICRKIVEALQQESLSQLLEVGPGGGALTKYLKNIPDIDFKAVEIDDEKVAYLSNTYPELKDKIVHQSFLDALPPFDGEFTVVGNFPYNISTQILFKILEWKDQVPVMVGMFQKEVAQRVAAPSGNKVYGVLSVLVQAFYQVKYLFDVHENCFNPPPKVKSGVIKMYRTTATEPMKSEKHFFLLVKTAFNQRRKTLRNAVRSLFEPDQLEDPIFNQRAEQLTVKDFAALTFKMK; encoded by the coding sequence ATGTATACATTAAAAAAATCTTTGGGGCAGCATTTTTTGAAAGATGAAAATATTTGCCGCAAGATTGTCGAAGCGCTGCAGCAGGAATCCTTATCCCAATTGCTGGAAGTGGGGCCTGGCGGAGGGGCGCTTACCAAGTACCTAAAAAATATTCCTGATATTGATTTTAAGGCGGTTGAAATCGATGATGAGAAAGTGGCGTATTTATCTAATACCTATCCGGAGCTTAAAGATAAAATTGTTCATCAGAGCTTCCTGGATGCACTGCCGCCGTTTGACGGCGAATTTACCGTTGTTGGAAACTTTCCTTACAATATTTCTACGCAAATTCTTTTTAAGATACTAGAATGGAAAGATCAGGTGCCGGTGATGGTGGGTATGTTTCAAAAAGAAGTAGCCCAGCGGGTTGCAGCGCCATCCGGTAATAAAGTATACGGGGTATTGAGCGTTTTGGTACAGGCTTTTTACCAGGTTAAATACCTGTTCGATGTACATGAGAACTGCTTTAATCCACCACCGAAAGTAAAAAGCGGGGTGATAAAAATGTATCGGACAACGGCGACCGAACCCATGAAAAGTGAGAAGCATTTTTTCCTGCTGGTGAAGACCGCTTTTAATCAAAGACGTAAAACACTGCGTAATGCAGTTCGGTCCTTATTTGAGCCGGATCAGCTCGAAGACCCCATATTCAATCAGCGGGCCGAACAATTAACGGTTAAAGATTTTGCAGCGCTCACTTTTAAAATGAAATAA
- a CDS encoding S9 family peptidase: MFRKIFCFCFILLAFTGSRAQSVNWGADGNSYYKSEEGAIVKYSLPQHTKAILVPAEKLKPSGSARPIDIRSFVISKDESKVLIYNNTRQVWREDTRGDYWVLDLASGKLQQLGKDKPEASLMFAKLSPDNTKVAYVSGYNLYVEDLASGSIKALTTDGNRKNINGTFDWAYEEEFFCRDGFRWAPDSKKIAYWKIIAGDTKVYNMVNNTDSIYPRLIPIEYPVAGEKPSVFKIGVVSLSDAQTRWMTIADDAVWGSYVPRMEWAGNNSELIVQHLNRRQNESNLILCNAASGSVQTIYTEKDSAWIDIVANWDQDYTNGGWDWLNGGKEFLWPAEKDGWRHLYRVSRDGKKEILITKGKYDVMDIAAIDEPGGYLYFHASPENATQKYLYRTKLNGTGNAERLTPDEYPGTNSYNLSPGATYAVHNFSNYYTRPSMEWITVAGHKPIGDGIKAAAATAKAQSNVEFITITTEEGVQMDTWMAKPANFDASKKYPVVFYVYTEPWGQTVKDSYGAGRNFLYKGDMAKDGYIYVSIDSRGTPVPKGRAWRKALYKNIGILNIHDQAMAAKALLKQYPYLDSERTAVWGWSGGGSTTLNLMFQFPEIYKTGIAVAAVGNQLTYDNIYQERYSGIPQQDETPYIKGSPITHAKNLKGNLLYIHGTGDDNVHYNNAEMLFNELIKHNRQFQMMSYPNRTHSIAEGEGTSAHLQTLYTNYLRQYCPPGAK; encoded by the coding sequence ATGTTCAGGAAAATTTTTTGTTTTTGCTTTATACTGCTGGCTTTTACTGGCAGCCGTGCCCAATCTGTAAACTGGGGAGCTGATGGCAATAGTTATTATAAGTCCGAAGAAGGGGCTATCGTCAAATATAGCTTGCCTCAGCATACAAAAGCAATTCTGGTGCCTGCTGAAAAACTGAAGCCTTCAGGTAGTGCAAGGCCCATTGATATCAGGAGTTTCGTGATCAGCAAAGATGAGTCGAAAGTGCTTATCTATAATAATACCCGGCAGGTTTGGCGGGAAGATACGCGCGGCGATTACTGGGTGCTGGACCTGGCTTCGGGTAAACTTCAACAGCTGGGAAAAGATAAGCCGGAGGCATCGCTGATGTTTGCCAAATTATCACCTGATAATACTAAAGTAGCCTATGTGAGCGGGTATAACCTGTATGTAGAAGATCTGGCCTCAGGGTCCATAAAAGCATTAACCACTGATGGTAACCGTAAAAACATCAACGGTACGTTTGACTGGGCTTATGAAGAGGAATTTTTCTGCCGCGATGGCTTTCGCTGGGCGCCGGATAGCAAAAAAATTGCTTACTGGAAGATAATCGCAGGAGATACCAAAGTATATAACATGGTAAATAATACCGACTCTATTTATCCCAGGCTGATACCAATAGAGTACCCCGTAGCCGGAGAAAAGCCTTCTGTATTTAAAATAGGCGTTGTATCCTTAAGCGATGCGCAAACCAGATGGATGACTATTGCCGATGATGCGGTTTGGGGATCTTATGTGCCGCGTATGGAGTGGGCGGGCAATAACAGTGAACTGATTGTACAGCATTTGAACAGGAGGCAAAATGAAAGCAATCTGATCCTTTGTAATGCAGCATCCGGCAGCGTTCAAACTATTTACACTGAAAAGGACAGTGCCTGGATCGATATCGTAGCCAACTGGGATCAGGATTACACAAATGGTGGCTGGGATTGGCTGAATGGGGGTAAGGAGTTTCTATGGCCTGCAGAAAAAGATGGTTGGCGCCACTTATACAGGGTAAGCAGAGATGGTAAAAAAGAAATATTGATAACAAAGGGAAAGTATGATGTAATGGACATCGCAGCTATCGATGAACCCGGCGGGTATCTTTATTTTCATGCTTCTCCCGAAAATGCGACACAGAAATACCTGTATCGCACTAAATTAAACGGAACCGGTAATGCGGAGCGGTTAACGCCTGATGAATATCCAGGCACCAATAGCTACAACCTTTCGCCGGGTGCTACATACGCAGTGCATAATTTTTCCAACTATTACACGCGCCCGTCTATGGAGTGGATTACGGTGGCCGGTCATAAGCCAATTGGAGATGGCATCAAAGCTGCTGCTGCAACAGCCAAAGCTCAATCCAATGTTGAGTTTATAACTATAACTACGGAAGAGGGAGTGCAAATGGACACCTGGATGGCAAAACCCGCCAATTTTGACGCTTCAAAAAAATACCCGGTTGTTTTTTATGTGTATACTGAACCCTGGGGGCAAACCGTAAAAGACAGCTACGGGGCGGGGCGGAACTTTTTGTACAAGGGAGATATGGCCAAAGACGGCTATATATATGTGTCTATAGATAGTCGTGGAACTCCTGTGCCCAAGGGCAGAGCCTGGCGTAAAGCACTGTATAAGAATATTGGTATATTGAATATTCACGACCAGGCCATGGCTGCGAAAGCATTATTAAAACAGTACCCGTACCTGGATAGCGAACGTACCGCAGTATGGGGTTGGAGTGGCGGTGGCTCTACTACTTTAAACCTGATGTTCCAGTTCCCGGAAATTTATAAAACGGGTATCGCCGTTGCTGCGGTGGGTAACCAGCTCACTTATGATAATATTTACCAGGAACGTTATTCCGGCATTCCGCAACAGGATGAAACGCCCTATATCAAGGGGTCTCCCATTACGCATGCTAAAAATTTAAAAGGCAATTTGTTGTATATACATGGAACCGGTGATGACAATGTGCATTATAATAATGCAGAAATGTTGTTCAACGAGTTAATTAAACATAACAGGCAGTTCCAGATGATGAGCTATCCTAACAGAACCCACAGCATTGCAGAGGGCGAGGGAACTTCGGCACATCTGCAAACTTTGTATACTAATTACTTAAGACAGTATTGCCCGCCAGGTGCTAAATAG
- a CDS encoding DUF3109 family protein → MIIIENKIISDDVVEAQFVCDLTKCKGGCCEEGDAGAPLTEAELDEVNNSYEIIKPYMTADAVKEVEKKGRYQYDDEFGWVTPTLPSDNEICVYAYRENNGLIKCAFEQAYNDGKIKWKKPISCHLYPIIAYQGKHGDYERLNYEPRKKLCSPACKLGEKLKVPVYQFLKEPLIRKYGEEFYEVLEQAVTAHNHSQ, encoded by the coding sequence ATGATCATAATCGAAAACAAAATAATCAGTGATGACGTTGTAGAGGCGCAATTTGTTTGTGACCTTACCAAATGTAAGGGAGGATGCTGTGAAGAAGGTGATGCAGGCGCTCCTCTTACAGAAGCCGAGCTCGACGAGGTAAATAACAGCTACGAGATCATAAAGCCTTACATGACCGCAGACGCTGTCAAGGAGGTGGAGAAAAAGGGCCGGTATCAATATGATGATGAGTTTGGATGGGTAACGCCTACGCTACCCAGTGACAACGAAATATGTGTTTATGCTTATCGTGAAAACAACGGTCTTATTAAATGCGCCTTTGAGCAAGCTTACAATGATGGCAAAATAAAATGGAAGAAACCTATCAGTTGTCACCTCTACCCCATCATTGCTTACCAGGGCAAACACGGAGACTATGAACGTTTGAATTATGAGCCCCGTAAAAAGCTATGCAGTCCCGCCTGTAAGCTGGGAGAAAAGTTAAAAGTTCCGGTTTACCAGTTCTTAAAAGAACCGCTGATCAGAAAATATGGAGAAGAGTTTTACGAGGTACTGGAGCAGGCCGTAACAGCTCATAATCATAGCCAATAG
- a CDS encoding NAD(P)-dependent oxidoreductase — MKKVIVTGNAHPILMQTLTDKGFDVVYQPQISYEEIKNNGQGVSGLVLTTRIKVDKELIDALPQLEWIGRLGSGMELVDVDYARSKDILCASSPEGNRNAVAEHSLGLLLMQINKMNIAVQEVRQGIWLRDENRGTELLGKTVGIIGYGNTGSSFARLLQPFEVTVLAHDKYKTGFENDYIKEAALEQVCEEADIISFNVPLTAETHHFLNKELLVRLKKQPLIISACRGKVINTADLIEGLKNGQVRGACLDVLENEKLNTYTEFEKQQLAELLSFPGVIVTPHIAGYTHEAFLKMATVLLGKLGF, encoded by the coding sequence ATGAAAAAAGTAATTGTAACAGGGAATGCACATCCCATTTTAATGCAAACACTAACAGATAAAGGGTTTGACGTTGTGTACCAACCCCAGATCTCATACGAAGAGATAAAAAATAACGGTCAGGGGGTTAGCGGGCTGGTCTTAACAACCCGAATCAAAGTGGATAAGGAACTGATTGATGCGCTTCCTCAATTGGAATGGATAGGACGGTTGGGAAGCGGTATGGAGCTGGTGGATGTGGACTATGCACGCTCGAAAGATATTTTATGTGCCAGTAGTCCGGAAGGAAACCGCAACGCAGTGGCCGAGCACTCACTGGGATTACTGCTGATGCAGATCAATAAGATGAACATAGCTGTTCAGGAAGTAAGGCAGGGCATATGGCTGCGTGATGAGAACAGGGGAACGGAATTGTTGGGGAAAACCGTAGGCATTATCGGGTATGGAAACACGGGGAGCAGCTTTGCCAGGTTATTGCAGCCTTTTGAAGTAACCGTGCTGGCTCACGACAAATACAAAACCGGTTTCGAAAATGATTATATCAAAGAAGCGGCTTTAGAGCAGGTATGTGAGGAAGCGGACATCATTAGCTTTAATGTACCGCTTACAGCAGAAACACATCATTTTCTGAATAAAGAGTTGTTAGTCCGTTTAAAAAAGCAGCCGCTGATCATCAGCGCCTGCCGTGGTAAAGTAATTAATACGGCCGATCTTATTGAAGGATTAAAAAACGGCCAGGTGAGAGGCGCCTGCCTGGATGTGCTGGAAAATGAAAAGCTGAATACTTATACAGAATTTGAAAAGCAACAATTAGCCGAATTACTTTCATTTCCAGGTGTTATTGTAACGCCGCATATAGCAGGGTATACTCATGAGGCATTCCTGAAAATGGCCACTGTTTTACTGGGTAAACTTGGATTTTAG
- a CDS encoding MFS transporter, producing the protein MNKKLFSLALGGLAIGTTEFIIMGLMQDVATSLQISIPKAGYLISAYAIGVIVGAPLLVAASVKYSPKKVLMAMMVLFTVFNGLSAAAPGFYSLIVARFFSGLPHGAFFGIGAVVASKMAKEGKQAQAISMMFAGLTVANLAMVPLVTYLGHELGWRFAFLVVALIGLLTIFFIKIWLPPIQLNQQNSIKDELQFFKTPKAWLIILITAIGFGGLFAWFSYISPLMTHVSGFSIQSVSYIMLIAGAGMVAGNLIGGIMADKMRPEKAAAILFISLVVALIAVFFFSENQTASLILTFICGLLAMAVGSPINILMIRAAEKSAMMGAAFMQAAFNMANSIGAYFGGLPIALGLGYNYPSFAGAIMAFVGFLLSITFMMRYGSARTSKDLLLNQQATTGC; encoded by the coding sequence ATGAACAAGAAATTATTTTCGCTCGCCCTCGGCGGGCTGGCAATAGGCACTACCGAATTCATTATCATGGGATTAATGCAAGACGTAGCCACATCCCTTCAAATTTCCATTCCTAAAGCAGGATACCTGATTTCTGCTTATGCTATAGGTGTTATCGTGGGAGCGCCGCTGCTCGTAGCTGCCTCTGTAAAATACAGTCCGAAGAAAGTTTTAATGGCGATGATGGTATTATTTACGGTATTCAACGGACTTTCTGCTGCAGCGCCGGGCTTTTATAGCCTCATTGTTGCCAGATTTTTCTCAGGCCTGCCTCATGGTGCGTTTTTCGGGATCGGGGCTGTAGTGGCCTCAAAAATGGCAAAGGAAGGCAAGCAGGCGCAAGCCATATCTATGATGTTCGCGGGCCTGACAGTTGCCAACCTGGCAATGGTACCGCTGGTTACCTACCTGGGGCATGAATTAGGTTGGCGTTTTGCTTTCCTCGTAGTAGCGCTGATTGGCTTACTCACCATCTTCTTTATCAAAATATGGCTGCCTCCCATACAATTGAACCAGCAAAACAGCATTAAAGACGAGTTGCAGTTTTTCAAAACACCCAAAGCCTGGCTGATTATTTTAATAACTGCCATTGGGTTTGGAGGATTGTTTGCCTGGTTCAGCTACATATCGCCGTTAATGACGCATGTTTCGGGCTTCTCCATTCAATCGGTGTCCTATATCATGCTGATTGCTGGTGCAGGTATGGTGGCCGGCAACCTGATCGGTGGTATTATGGCGGACAAAATGAGGCCTGAAAAAGCTGCAGCGATTTTATTTATTAGTTTGGTAGTAGCACTAATAGCTGTATTTTTCTTTTCAGAAAATCAAACCGCATCCCTGATACTCACCTTTATTTGCGGGCTTCTGGCCATGGCGGTAGGTTCACCTATCAATATACTAATGATCCGCGCAGCCGAAAAGTCGGCCATGATGGGTGCCGCATTTATGCAGGCAGCATTTAATATGGCCAACTCCATCGGCGCTTATTTTGGAGGTTTGCCTATTGCACTGGGGCTGGGTTATAACTACCCATCCTTTGCGGGCGCTATAATGGCATTTGTGGGATTCCTGCTTAGCATCACTTTTATGATGCGTTACGGTAGTGCCCGCACCTCCAAAGATCTTTTATTAAATCAGCAGGCCACTACAGGTTGCTGA